In the uncultured Methanobacterium sp. genome, one interval contains:
- a CDS encoding universal stress protein, which yields MYEKILVATMGEYMDPIIEHTLDIIQERETEVIGIYVVETSVPFLTPKKVKEMMVTELTAKGKEILDSMKQEFQSPTHYMVKFRGVMREGSPADEIVKVAEDEGVDLIVLGTGKNIVDKRLLGSVSEKVVHSAPCTVLLVRTG from the coding sequence ATGTACGAAAAAATACTGGTAGCCACCATGGGCGAATACATGGATCCCATAATTGAGCATACTTTAGATATTATTCAGGAACGAGAAACCGAAGTAATAGGTATATACGTTGTGGAAACTTCTGTACCATTTTTAACACCAAAAAAAGTTAAGGAAATGATGGTTACCGAGTTAACAGCTAAGGGTAAAGAAATTCTGGATAGTATGAAACAGGAATTCCAATCACCAACACATTACATGGTTAAATTCAGGGGAGTAATGCGTGAAGGCAGCCCTGCTGATGAAATTGTGAAAGTTGCAGAAGATGAAGGTGTTGACCTGATAGTCCTGGGAACCGGTAAAAATATTGTGGACAAGCGCCTGCTGGGCAGTGTTTCAGAAAAGGTCGTACATTCAGCTCCCTGCACAGTACTCCTGGTGAGAACTGGTTAA
- a CDS encoding methanogenesis marker 14 protein, with translation MSFIKKLLGLGPKPVIAKSRYITIEEAKMAPFTKKTRGQGYGTLMRPDVYYIVASVELGNTTTKCILTATNLNTSRTYLLDKTVKMTRDIRPPKKGEKVFGETVWHVELTQESVSEMVKDTILESVERSQISIEDDLDFVVRSTGVTAGFASPKEVGELIIALANGCLEAGIPPSKMSPSMSKDSLPKKLQDFTLLDKVMFDGAVVSVVPPTGRAVVANEMEGELVTAGIKAGAKWTNVDYRNPCISMDFGTTLAGRIVNNDEPYARTVGNFCGLAGAISDAIIRGTEKVDKRGGAALDLYNKDILKKADWKAAEEFAGRAHEYVDIRKVPEGRERFGTVPVDPHAAYDAGTTLIGCDVGKDGDKIPELTKLGHEIIETTDMHTLFATLDHVSANVVKRLVIEADDEGVIQEGSVLGVTGRAGITGRKPELVMEFAKDYFEDVIFVSDALALGSAVMARCMNSMGTPHIPLGGRQGGPCILGQRRKLQKK, from the coding sequence TTGTCATTTATCAAAAAACTATTAGGTTTAGGCCCAAAGCCAGTCATTGCAAAAAGCAGGTACATTACCATTGAAGAAGCTAAAATGGCGCCGTTTACCAAGAAAACCAGAGGACAGGGATACGGTACCCTCATGCGCCCGGATGTTTATTATATTGTGGCATCGGTGGAACTGGGAAACACCACCACCAAATGCATCCTTACTGCCACCAATCTCAACACCAGTCGCACCTATCTGCTGGATAAGACAGTTAAAATGACCAGAGACATCAGACCCCCCAAAAAGGGGGAAAAAGTCTTTGGAGAGACAGTGTGGCATGTGGAATTAACTCAGGAATCAGTATCTGAAATGGTTAAGGACACTATTTTAGAATCTGTTGAACGTTCCCAGATAAGTATAGAAGATGACCTGGACTTTGTAGTGCGTTCAACCGGGGTAACAGCAGGTTTTGCCTCACCAAAAGAAGTGGGAGAGCTCATCATTGCCCTGGCCAACGGTTGTCTGGAGGCAGGAATACCTCCCAGTAAAATGTCCCCATCCATGTCCAAGGACAGTTTGCCCAAGAAATTGCAGGATTTCACGCTTTTGGATAAGGTCATGTTCGATGGTGCTGTGGTAAGTGTGGTTCCACCTACTGGCAGAGCAGTGGTAGCAAATGAAATGGAAGGAGAACTGGTAACTGCAGGTATAAAAGCGGGTGCCAAATGGACTAATGTTGATTATCGTAATCCCTGTATTTCAATGGACTTTGGAACCACCCTGGCGGGTAGGATAGTTAACAATGACGAGCCATATGCCCGAACCGTTGGAAACTTCTGCGGACTGGCAGGGGCCATATCCGATGCCATAATAAGGGGAACCGAAAAAGTGGATAAACGGGGTGGTGCTGCTTTAGACCTCTATAATAAGGATATACTCAAAAAAGCAGATTGGAAAGCAGCTGAAGAATTTGCGGGGCGCGCCCATGAATACGTGGACATCAGAAAAGTTCCAGAAGGAAGGGAACGTTTCGGAACAGTCCCAGTGGATCCTCATGCGGCATATGATGCTGGAACCACCCTCATTGGCTGTGACGTGGGTAAAGATGGTGATAAAATTCCTGAACTCACCAAACTGGGTCATGAAATAATAGAAACAACTGACATGCACACCCTATTTGCTACACTGGATCATGTCAGTGCCAACGTGGTTAAAAGACTGGTTATTGAGGCTGATGATGAGGGGGTTATCCAGGAAGGATCCGTCCTGGGAGTCACTGGCAGGGCAGGAATCACTGGACGCAAACCCGAACTGGTAATGGAGTTTGCCAAGGACTACTTTGAAGATGTTATATTTGTCTCTGATGCACTTGCTCTTGGGTCTGCAGTGATGGCCCGATGTATGAACTCCATGGGAACACCACACATACCATTGGGAGGTAGGCAGGGAGGGCCATGTATATTGGGACAAAGGCGGAAATTACAGAAGAAATAA
- a CDS encoding winged helix-turn-helix domain-containing protein, which produces MKRVLWYLIAGSKGGVNRARIIKTLHDRPYNVNQLSKELDLDYKTIKHHMKVLEDHDIIFNSTGEKKYGAMYFLSNRMEENYSTFLDILSKMKT; this is translated from the coding sequence ATGAAAAGAGTTTTATGGTATTTGATTGCTGGTAGTAAAGGGGGGGTCAACAGGGCCAGAATAATCAAAACCCTTCATGATAGGCCATATAATGTCAATCAACTTTCTAAAGAACTTGATCTTGATTATAAAACCATTAAACATCATATGAAAGTCTTGGAGGACCATGACATCATTTTTAACTCCACAGGGGAGAAAAAATATGGGGCAATGTACTTTTTGTCAAATCGTATGGAAGAAAATTACTCCACTTTCTTAGACATTCTGAGTAAAATGAAAACTTAA
- a CDS encoding V4R domain-containing protein — protein MSKKSDNVHIYIAPDGPKIIESPIKAEILSMLEKEELYFDEILTRINKSKPTLSSHLKVLEDKGIIGSKSDPVDKRKKLFFIKAKQLVEFSTNLEVDINMTDYIKSYMLNVNDQSDFNSLLFRTIRIFLLNSGMDINPLLYNMGVLIGESFYEQYQEVSLLNIEDMVITIGKMWEQFSGGRFELVNKDPLTINIDGNLECDKMPNLKRPMCAISSGIFEAVFSNYFQSEVSVNEVKCHANGDGYCSFEITPVEIKVKPPITGTIEFI, from the coding sequence ATGTCCAAAAAATCGGATAATGTTCACATATATATAGCTCCCGATGGGCCAAAAATAATTGAATCCCCCATCAAAGCAGAGATCTTATCCATGCTAGAAAAGGAAGAGTTATATTTTGATGAAATTCTCACTCGAATAAATAAATCAAAACCCACCCTTTCCAGTCATTTGAAAGTTTTGGAAGATAAAGGTATTATTGGATCCAAAAGTGATCCTGTAGACAAACGAAAAAAATTATTTTTCATCAAAGCCAAACAGCTTGTAGAGTTTTCTACAAATCTAGAAGTAGATATTAACATGACTGACTACATCAAGAGTTATATGCTTAATGTTAATGATCAATCTGATTTTAATTCATTACTATTCAGAACAATTCGGATCTTTTTATTAAATAGTGGAATGGACATAAACCCTTTACTCTACAATATGGGCGTCTTGATAGGTGAATCATTTTATGAGCAGTATCAAGAAGTCAGCCTCTTAAATATTGAAGATATGGTAATAACAATTGGAAAAATGTGGGAACAATTTAGTGGCGGACGATTTGAATTGGTAAACAAGGATCCTCTAACCATTAACATCGACGGAAATCTTGAATGTGACAAGATGCCTAACCTGAAAAGACCAATGTGTGCAATTAGTTCCGGGATTTTTGAGGCGGTTTTCTCCAATTATTTCCAATCAGAAGTTTCTGTGAATGAAGTCAAATGTCACGCCAATGGGGATGGATATTGTAGCTTTGAAATTACACCTGTAGAAATAAAAGTTAAACCACCCATAACCGGAACAATTGAATTTATTTAA
- a CDS encoding response regulator: MFKSRILVVEDEAVVALGIKNKLEDLGYNVVDMVFNGKDAVEVALKKEPDLILMDILLDGDMDGIEAACKIRNKMDVPIIYLTAFSSEEVFQRLCITEHFQRVCMTEHYAYISKPFSTSAIDVNIEMALHKHKIKKRNQMEVQGNSFQQKSP; the protein is encoded by the coding sequence ATGTTTAAATCCAGAATTTTGGTAGTGGAGGATGAAGCAGTAGTAGCTCTGGGCATCAAGAATAAGTTAGAGGATCTGGGTTATAATGTGGTGGACATGGTTTTCAATGGTAAAGATGCAGTAGAAGTTGCCCTAAAGAAGGAGCCTGATCTAATTTTGATGGATATCCTCCTGGACGGGGATATGGATGGTATTGAAGCTGCATGTAAAATTAGAAACAAGATGGATGTACCTATAATCTATTTAACTGCTTTTTCCAGTGAAGAAGTATTCCAAAGGCTTTGTATAACTGAACATTTCCAGCGAGTTTGTATGACCGAACATTATGCATATATCTCCAAACCGTTCAGTACAAGTGCTATTGATGTTAATATTGAAATGGCACTTCATAAACATAAAATTAAGAAGAGAAATCAAATGGAAGTCCAAGGAAACAGTTTTCAACAAAAATCGCCATAG